The DNA region ATTGCCGATGAAGTCTTGACTGGGTTTGGAAGATGTGGAACTCTTTTTGCTTTTCAAAAGGCAAAAATCATTCCTGATTTAATAAGTATTTCAAAAGGTTTAACTGGTGGATTTTTACCGATGGGAATAACTTTATGTAGAGAAAAAATTTTTCAATCCTTTATTGATGATTCCCCAAGAAAAACTTTTTGGCATGGACATAGTTTTACTGCTAATCCTTTAGGTTGTGCTGCAGCAAACGCTAGCCTTGATTTACTAGAAAAAGAACCACAAAAATACCTTTCATTTGAAGAAAAACATTTATCTCATCTACTTAAATTTAAAAACTTACCTTATATAAAGAAGGTAAGGTTATCAGGCACGATTGCTGCCTTTGATTTAGATATTGGGAACAAAAAAGGTTATTTCAATAATATTGGGAAAGAAATAAAAAGTCTTGCAATGGAGCAAGGTTTATTCATTAGACCCCTCGGTAATGTTATTTACCTCTTGCCGCCTCTCTGTATAACAGATGATCAATTGGGGAAAAGTTACTGGATAATAAGGCAAATCTTAGACAATCTTTAGATAGAAGTTTAAGGTCCCTGCAGTATTGCATTTTCCACATCTTCTCTATTAATGCAGTAGGAAAATAGTCTTTTAGTTTCTTGTCCTTCACTTTCCCAAATAACACTTAAATCTTCTTGTTCAAAAATAATAGTTGCATTCCAATTTGAAAGTAATAGATACCATTTAGATGGATTATTAATATCCTTCACAGCACCTAAATCAGTTAACCACAATTCCAATGATTGCAGTGAATTTTGATTGATAGGTTTTTTAGAGGGATTCACAGACATTTTTTAAAAATTATTTAATTAGCCAAAGCGGTATTGTCTCTAATTCTTTTCCAGTAAAAGAAGCAATAAAAATTGAACCAATTAAACTTATAGAAATGA from Prochlorococcus marinus XMU1410 includes:
- a CDS encoding DUF3143 domain-containing protein, with the protein product MNPSKKPINQNSLQSLELWLTDLGAVKDINNPSKWYLLLSNWNATIIFEQEDLSVIWESEGQETKRLFSYCINREDVENAILQGP